The Pyrus communis chromosome 9, drPyrComm1.1, whole genome shotgun sequence genome has a segment encoding these proteins:
- the LOC137744208 gene encoding CRIB domain-containing protein RIC4-like — MRERMERFVLLPFAIGCISESSVAVGGVQQQRPRRSKPDTNPSAIRTKEAEEEEDEEDRISGESMKNTFRSLALPKPNISTGVHRLFKGFKNFSQLFVYKDDMEEVLEMDMEIGCPTDVKHVTHIGWDASASAASATTDPVRGWDNLVSPDLLSVSPLSWRQFELSVPSQAEAAVPPLVHGSSS, encoded by the exons atgagagaaagaatGGAAAGATTCGTTCTTCTTCCTTTCGCCATCGGTTGCATTTCTGAATCGAGCGTTGCTGTTGGCGGTGTGCAGCAGCAGCGGCCCAGAAGATCAAAACCGGACACAAATCCGTCTGCAATAA GAACTAAAGAAGccgaagaggaagaagatgaagaagacagAATATCCGGCGAAAGCATGAAGAACACGTTTAGATCCCTGGCTCTTCCAAAACCAAACATATCAACCGGTGTTCATAGGCTCTTCAAGGGTTTCAAGAACTTCTCTCAGTTATTTG TTTACAAGGATGATATGGAAGAAGTGCTGGAAATGGATATGGAAATAGGGTGTCCTACAGATGTGAAGCATGTGACACACATAGGTTGGGACGCTTCTGCTTCCGCTGCCTCTGCAACAACTGATCCTGTTAGGGGCTGGGATAATCTCGTATCGCCTGATCTGCTCTCTGTTTCCCCTCTTTCTTGGAGGCAATTTGAGCTCTCTGTGCCGTCACAAGCTGAAGCTGCAGTACCACCTCTTGTTCATGGCTCTTCGTCTTAA